One Felis catus isolate Fca126 chromosome D1, F.catus_Fca126_mat1.0, whole genome shotgun sequence DNA segment encodes these proteins:
- the LOC101082692 gene encoding olfactory receptor 8K3-like: MEKHNLTVFNEFILMGITQRPELQAPLFGLFLIIYVISVVGNLGLIILAKVDSRLQTPMYFFLKHLALTDLGYSTTVGPKMLASFVVEENTISYHLCATQGAFYIMFIVSELFILSAMSYDRYVAICNPLLYPVIMSQRVCQVLMTILYLYSTFMALLVTIRIFSSSFCGYNVISHFYCDCLPLLSLLCSNTHEIELMILAFSVFNLMSSLLMVVVSYLLILLAIVRMNSAEGRHKAFSTCGSHLTVATVFYGTMIFMYAQPESSHSFDTDKMASIFYTLVIPMLNPMIYSLRNKDVKCAFHRIWKKL, from the coding sequence ATGGAAAAACACAATCTGACAGTGTTTAATGAATTTATTCTCATGGGAATCACACAACGTCCTGAGCTGCAGGCTCCATTATTTGGGCTCTTCCTCATCATCTATGTGATCTCAGTGGTGGGCAACCTGGGCCTGATCATCCTCGCCAAGGTGGACTCCAGGCTACAAacacccatgtacttcttcctcaaaCACCTGGCTCTCACTGATCTGGGTTATTCAACAACTGTGGGACCCAAAATGTTAGCAAGTTTTGTTGTGGAAGAAAACACAATTTCCTATCATTTGTGTGCCACACAGGGAGCATTCTACATTATGTTCATCGTTAGCGAGCTTTTCATTCTGTCGGCTATGTCCTATGACCGCTACGTGGCCATCTGTAATCCTCTGCTCTATCCAGTCATCATGTCACAAAGGGTGTGTCAGGTGCTGATGACAATCCTCTATCTCTACAGCACATTTATGGCTCTACTAGTCACCATAAGGATTTTTAGTTCATCCTTCTGTGGTTACAATGTCATCAGCCATTTCTACTGTGACTGTCTTCCCTTGTTATCCTTGCTCTGCTCAAACACGCATGAAATTGAATTGATGATTTTGGCTTTCTCAGTTTTCAATTTGATGTCCTCCCTTCTGATGGTTGTTGTGTCTTACCTGCTGATCCTACTAGCCATAGTCAGGATGAACTCAGCTGAGGGTAGGCACAAAGCCTTTTCTACATGTGGGTCCCACCTGACAGTGGCCACAGTGTTTTATGGGACTATGATATTTATGTATGCACAACCTGAGTCCAGTCATTCCTTTGACACTGATAAAATGGCGTCCATATTTTACACCCTTGTTATCCCCATGTTGAATCCCATGATCTATAGTCTGAGGAACAAAGACGTAAAATGTGCTTTCCATAGGATATGGAAAAAGTTATGA
- the LOC101082945 gene encoding olfactory receptor 8K3-like yields MEKDNLTGLNEFILMGITDRPELQAPLFGLFLIIYMISVVGNLGMIILTKMDSRLQTPMYFFLKHLALTDLGYSTTVGPKMLVNFVVDQNTISYYFCAIQLASFLVFIISELFILSAMSYDRYVAICNPLLYPVVMSQSVCQVLVAIPYLYSAFVSLLVTMKIFSSSFCGYNVISHFYCDSLPLISLLCSNTHEIELIILILAGFNLIFSLLIVIVSYLLILTAIVRMNSAEGRHKAFSTCGSHLTVATVFYGTLIFMYVQPESSHSFDTDKVASIFYTLVIPMLNPLIYGLRNKDVKCAVQTMWKKLCNLFS; encoded by the coding sequence ATGGAAAAAGATAATCTAACAGGGCTGAATGAATTCATTCTCATGGGAATCACAGACCGTCCTGAGCTGCAGGCTCCATTATTTGGGCTCTTCCTCATCATCTATATGATCTCAGTGGTGGGCAACCTGGGCATGATCATCCTCACCAAGATGGACTCCAGGCTACAAacacccatgtacttcttcctcaaaCACCTGGCTCTCACCGATCTGGGTTATTCAACAACTGTAGGACCCAAAATGCTAGTCAATTTTGTTGTGGATCAAAATACAATATCCTATTATTTTTGTGCTATACAGCTCGCTTCCTTTCTTGTGTTCATCATTAGTGAACTTTTCATTCTGTCAGCGATGTCTTATgatcgctatgtggccatctgtaaCCCTCTGCTCTACCCAGTCGTCATGTCACAAAGTGTGTGTCAGGTGCTAGTGGCAATCCCCTATCTCTACAGTGCATTTGTGTCTCTTCTAGTCACCATGAAGATTTTTAGTTCATCCTTCTGTGGCTACAATGTCATTAGTCATTTCTACTGTGACAGTCTCCCCTTGATATCTTTGCTTTGCTCAAATACACATGAAATTGAACTGATTATTCTGATCTTAGCAggctttaatttgattttttcccttttgatagTTATTGTGTCTTACCTCCTGATCCTTACAGCCATCGTCAGGATGAACTCAGCTGAAGGTAGGCACAAGGCCTTCTCCACCTGCGGGTCCCACCTGACAGTGGCCACAGTGTTTTATGGGACTCTGATATTTATGTATGTGCAACCTGAGTCCAGTCATTCCTTTGACACTGATAAAGTGGCGTCTATATTTTACACCCTTGTTATCCCCATGTTGAATCCCTTGATCTATGGCTTGAGGAACAAGGATGTAAAATGTGCCGTACAAACAATGTGGAAAAAGCTGTgtaatcttttttcttaa
- the LOC101082516 gene encoding olfactory receptor 8K3-like has translation METHNLTMLNEFILMGITDRPELQAPLFGLFLIIYMISVVGNLGMIILTQMDSRLQTPMYFFLRHLALTDLGYSTTVGPKMLVNFVVDQNTISCYFCAIQLAFFLVFIVSELFILTAMSYDRYVAICHPLRYPVIMSQRVCQVLVAILYLYSTFVSLIVTIKIFSSSFCGYNVISHFYCDSLPLISLLCSNTHETEMIILILAGFDLISSLLIVIVSYLLILVAIVRMNSAEGRHKAFSTCGSHLTVATVFYGTLIFMYVQPESSHSFDTDKVASIFYTLVIPMLNPLIYSLRNKDVKYAGQRMWKKICNSFF, from the coding sequence ATGGAAACACATAATCTAACAATGCTCAATGAATTCATTCTCATGGGAATCACAGACCGTCCTGAGCTGCAGGCTCCATTATTTGGGCTCTTCCTCATCATCTATATGATCTCAGTGGTGGGCAACCTGGGCATGATCATCCTCACCCAGATGGACTCCAGGCTGCAAacacccatgtacttcttcctcagaCACCTGGCTCTCACCGATCTGGGTTATTCAACAACTGTAGGACCCAAAATGCTAGTCAATTTTGTTGTGGATCAAAATACAATCTCCTGTTATTTTTGTGCTATACAGCTCGCTTTCTTTCTTGTGTTCATTGTTAGTGAACTTTTTATTCTAACAGCAATGTCCTAcgaccgctatgtggccatctgtcacCCTCTGCGCTATCCAGTCATCATGTCACAAAGGGTGTGTCAGGTGCTGGTGGCCATCCTCTATCTCTACAGCACATTTGTGTCTCTTATAGTCACCATAAAGATTTTTAGTTCGTCCTTCTGTGGCTACAATGTCATTAGTCATTTCTACTGTGACAGTCTCCCCTTGATATCTTTGCTTTGCTCAAATACACATGAAACTGAAATGATTATTCTGATTTTAGCcggttttgatttgatttcatCCCTTTTGATAGTTATTGTGTCTTACCTCCTGATCCTTGTAGCCATTGTCAGGATGAACTCAGCTGAGGGTAGACACAAGGCTTTTTCTACCTGCGGGTCCCACCTGACAGTGGCCACAGTGTTCTATGGGACTCTGATATTTATGTATGTGCAACCTGAGTCCAGTCATTCCTTTGACACTGATAAAGTGGCGTCCATATTTTACACCCTTGTTATCCCCATGTTGAATCCCTTGATCTATAGCTTGAGGAACAAGGATGTAAAATATGCAGGacaaaggatgtggaaaaaaatatgtaattcttttttttaa
- the LOC101083205 gene encoding olfactory receptor 1052 has translation MAEENFTAVTEFILLGLTDNADLKIMLFVLFLVIYAITLAGNLGMIFLIQITPKLHTPMYFFLSCLSFIDACYSSVIAPKMLINFLVVRETISLSACIVQHLFFGVFITTEGFLLSLMAYDRYVAIANPLLYSVVMSKRKCVGLVTGSFVGGMLNSLIHTISLGRLSFCGSNVVSHFFCDVPPLLKLSCSDTSKNELLLLTFSGVIAMATFLIVVISYIFIFITILRISSAAGRQKAFSTCASHLTSVTIFYGTLSFSYIQPSSQYSVEQEKVVSVFYTLVIPMLNPLIYSLRNKEVKDAVKRAIEMKHFPC, from the coding sequence ATGGCCGAAGAAAATTTCACAGCTGTTACTGAATTTATTCTTTTGGGATTGACAGATAATGCTGACCTGAAAATCATGCTTTTTGTGTTGTTCTTGGTGATTTATGCAATTACCTTGGCAGGGAATCTGGGCATGATTTTCTTAATCCAAATCACTCCCAAGCTCCACACACCCATGTACTTTTTCCTAAGCTGCCTTTCATTTATAGATGCCTGCTATTCATCTGTTATTGCACCGAAAATGCTGATCAACTTCTTGGTTGTGAGGGAAACCATCTCATTATCTGCCTGCATAGTGcagcatttgttttttggggtgtttaTCACCACAGAAGGCTTCTTGCTGTCAttgatggcctatgaccgctatgtggccattGCCAACCCTTTGCTTTACAGTGTAGTCATGTCTAAAAGGAAGTGTGTAGGGCTGGTCACTGGGTCATTCGTCGGTGGAATGCTCAACTCATTGATACACACAATAAGCTTGGGAAGACTGTCCTTTTGTGGGTCCAATGTTGTTAGCCACTTCTTCTGTGATGTTCCCCCACTGCTAAAGCTGTCGTGTTCTGATACATCCAAGAATGAGTTGCTGCTCTTAACTTTTTCTGGAGTCATTGCCATGGCTACTTTTTTGATTGTGGTCAtttcctacattttcatttttatcactaTCCTGAGGATCAGTTCAGCAGCAGGTAGACAGaaagccttctccacctgtgcctCTCACCTGACTTCTGTGACCATATTCTATGGTACCTTAAGCTTTAGTTACATTCAGCCAAGTTCCCAGTATTCTGTGGAGCAGGAGAAGGTGGTTTCTGTGTTCTATACACTAGTGATTCCCATGTTAAACCCACTTATTTACAGTCTGAGGAACAAAGAGGTAAAGGATGCTGTGAAAAGGGCCATAGAGATGAAACATTTCCCCTGTTAA